One genomic window of Acidobacteriota bacterium includes the following:
- a CDS encoding chorismate mutase yields the protein MTTYTSDPRRHTAETAGAMTDVRYEIDRIDRLLVEILAERQSFMDAAARIKGDRAVVHDRARIEDVVAKVKAECPKHGLSPAIAEPVWRTLIDRCIAYEFESYDALRRPVDAKS from the coding sequence ATGACGACCTATACTTCAGATCCCCGCCGCCACACGGCCGAAACCGCCGGTGCGATGACCGATGTGCGCTACGAGATCGACCGGATCGACCGGCTGCTGGTCGAAATCCTGGCCGAGCGCCAGTCGTTCATGGACGCGGCGGCCCGCATCAAGGGCGACCGGGCGGTCGTGCATGACCGGGCGCGGATCGAGGATGTGGTGGCCAAGGTGAAGGCTGAGTGCCCCAAACATGGCTTGTCGCCGGCGATCGCGGAACCGGTCTGGCGCACGCTGATCGACCGCTGCATCGCCTACGAGTTCGAAAGCTACGACGCGCTGCGCCGCCCGGTCGACGCCAAGTCGTAA
- a CDS encoding Hpt domain-containing protein — protein MTEPRPPLPVMDLAHLAAMTGGDTELGLEVIEIFQHQAQLWSRLLDPRLPAREWSDAAHTLKGASLGIGALKLAAVCERAEKAGRSETAPSPAHASVLLNDIKDSLGETLEAAARAAYDLASTGRRSAS, from the coding sequence ATGACCGAGCCGCGCCCGCCCCTGCCCGTGATGGATCTCGCCCACCTCGCGGCCATGACTGGCGGCGACACCGAACTCGGCCTCGAAGTGATCGAGATTTTCCAGCATCAGGCCCAGCTCTGGTCACGCCTGCTCGATCCGCGCCTGCCGGCCCGGGAATGGTCCGACGCCGCGCATACGCTGAAAGGCGCAAGTCTCGGCATCGGGGCGCTGAAGCTCGCTGCCGTATGCGAACGGGCTGAAAAGGCCGGCCGCAGCGAAACCGCGCCCAGCCCGGCGCACGCTTCCGTGCTGCTCAACGATATCAAGGATTCGCTGGGCGAAACGCTCGAAGCGGCGGCCCGGGCGGCTTACGACTTGGCGTCGACCGGGCGGCGCAGCGCGTCGTAG
- the gcvA gene encoding transcriptional regulator GcvA: MSEPTDRLPPLNALRAFEAAARRLSFTQAAEELNVTPGAISQQIRQLEDFAGTPLFKRTGRSVLLTDAAQASLPLVREAFERISEAGRIMQAPARKGRVMVSSAPSFAAKWLAPRLEKFNQLNEGIEAWISADMSLTDFNTADADLAIRYGRGNYDGLKSEKLLDETVLPVCSPRLLEGPDAIRKPEDLVKHTLLHDESSENDPSCPDWASWLRAHGVSGVDGTRGPRFNQGILVIESAAAGRGVALAKQAIASNDIAAGRLVAPFANGSIPIDFGYWLVWPKGRHLTPDVRAFIKWIKDEAASSEIVGV; this comes from the coding sequence ATGTCCGAGCCCACCGACCGCCTGCCCCCGCTCAACGCCCTGCGCGCTTTCGAAGCGGCCGCCCGGCGCCTGTCGTTTACGCAGGCGGCAGAGGAGCTGAACGTCACGCCCGGCGCGATTTCCCAGCAGATCCGGCAGCTGGAAGACTTCGCAGGCACCCCGCTGTTCAAGCGCACGGGGCGTTCCGTCCTGCTCACCGACGCGGCGCAGGCGAGCCTTCCCCTCGTGCGCGAGGCGTTCGAGCGGATTTCCGAGGCCGGCCGGATCATGCAGGCCCCTGCCCGCAAGGGGCGCGTCATGGTTTCCAGCGCGCCGTCCTTCGCGGCCAAGTGGCTGGCGCCCCGCCTCGAAAAGTTCAACCAGTTGAACGAAGGCATCGAGGCCTGGATTTCGGCCGACATGTCCCTCACCGATTTCAACACCGCCGATGCCGATCTCGCCATCCGCTACGGGCGCGGAAACTACGACGGCCTGAAGTCGGAAAAACTGCTGGACGAGACGGTGCTGCCCGTCTGTTCGCCGCGCCTGCTTGAAGGTCCGGACGCGATCCGCAAGCCGGAAGACCTCGTGAAACATACCCTGCTGCACGACGAGAGCTCCGAGAACGACCCCTCCTGCCCCGACTGGGCCAGCTGGCTGCGCGCGCACGGCGTCTCCGGCGTCGATGGCACGCGCGGCCCGCGCTTCAACCAGGGCATCCTGGTGATCGAGTCGGCGGCGGCCGGGCGCGGCGTGGCGCTCGCCAAGCAGGCCATCGCGTCAAACGACATCGCCGCAGGCCGCCTCGTCGCTCCGTTCGCCAATGGGTCGATCCCGATCGATTTCGGTTACTGGCTCGTCTGGCCCAAGGGCCGCCACCTGACGCCCGACGTGCGTGCCTTCATCAAATGGATCAAGGACGAGGCCGCCAGCAGCGAAATCGTCGGCGTCTGA
- the cobA gene encoding uroporphyrinogen-III C-methyltransferase — translation MRQFPAFFNLEGARIVVFGSGEEAARKLRLLVSSPAELVQVGGAPDGEFAGRVQVFDREAALEGAKLAIIAEEDAAARDAALQAVRARGIPVNVVDQPELCDFTVPSIVDRDGIVAAVGSNGTAPVLAKAVRAKLEALLPARIGDLAALAGRLRPFVAVAIKDKAVRRRFWERALSGPAAEAAYAGDLGRAEDLLKTAAAAPARASGVVHIVGAGPGDPELLTMKALRVMQEADVVYYDRLVSPEILGLVRRDAARVPVGKSKGDHSVPQAEIQHRLVASAREGLRVVRLKGGDPFIFGRGGEELEAVREAGVAVHVVPGISSALGCAASAGIPLTHRDHAQTLTFVTGHAKAGGVPDLDWAALARPGQTVVVFMGVETAPIIAERLIAAGRDGRTPIAVIENGTRPEELRVFGELSELPFLIEEEGIGGPALLIIGEVAGLPLSAVQISQFLPPEFGGSPRIEALALED, via the coding sequence ATGCGCCAGTTTCCGGCATTCTTCAATCTCGAGGGCGCCCGCATCGTCGTCTTCGGCAGCGGGGAAGAGGCGGCGCGCAAGCTGCGCCTGCTGGTTTCCTCGCCGGCCGAGCTGGTTCAGGTCGGCGGCGCGCCGGACGGCGAATTTGCCGGGCGCGTGCAAGTGTTCGACCGCGAGGCCGCCCTTGAGGGCGCGAAACTGGCGATCATCGCCGAGGAAGACGCCGCGGCGCGGGACGCCGCGCTGCAGGCCGTGCGCGCGCGCGGGATTCCGGTGAACGTCGTCGACCAGCCGGAGCTGTGCGATTTCACCGTGCCGTCGATTGTCGACCGGGACGGCATCGTCGCGGCGGTCGGCTCGAATGGTACGGCGCCGGTGCTGGCGAAAGCCGTGCGGGCGAAACTGGAAGCGCTGCTGCCGGCGCGGATCGGCGACCTCGCGGCGCTGGCCGGGCGGCTTCGGCCGTTTGTGGCGGTCGCGATCAAGGACAAGGCCGTGCGGCGCCGGTTCTGGGAACGGGCGCTGTCTGGCCCGGCGGCGGAAGCGGCCTATGCCGGCGACCTGGGGAGAGCCGAAGACCTGTTGAAGACGGCGGCAGCGGCGCCGGCGCGCGCATCGGGCGTCGTGCATATCGTGGGCGCCGGGCCGGGCGATCCGGAACTGCTGACCATGAAGGCCCTGCGCGTGATGCAGGAGGCGGACGTCGTTTACTACGACCGTCTTGTGAGCCCGGAAATCCTTGGCCTCGTGCGCCGGGATGCGGCGCGCGTGCCGGTGGGCAAATCGAAGGGTGACCATTCTGTTCCGCAGGCGGAGATTCAGCACCGGCTGGTGGCGTCGGCGCGCGAAGGTCTGCGCGTGGTGCGGCTGAAGGGCGGCGACCCGTTCATCTTCGGGCGCGGCGGCGAGGAGCTGGAAGCGGTGCGCGAGGCCGGTGTGGCCGTGCATGTGGTGCCGGGCATATCGTCCGCCCTCGGATGTGCGGCCTCGGCGGGCATTCCGCTGACCCACCGCGACCACGCCCAGACGCTGACCTTCGTGACCGGCCATGCCAAGGCGGGCGGCGTGCCGGATCTCGACTGGGCGGCGCTCGCCCGGCCGGGCCAGACGGTGGTGGTGTTCATGGGCGTCGAGACGGCGCCGATCATTGCCGAGCGGCTGATCGCGGCGGGACGTGACGGGCGCACGCCGATTGCGGTGATCGAGAATGGTACGCGCCCGGAGGAACTCCGCGTGTTCGGGGAGTTGTCCGAACTGCCGTTCCTGATCGAGGAAGAGGGCATTGGCGGGCCGGCCTTGCTGATCATCGGCGAAGTGGCGGGCCTGCCGCTCTCGGCGGTTCAGATCAGCCAGTTCCTGCCGCCGGAATTTGGCGGATCGCCGCGCATCGAAGCGCTGGCGCTGGAGGACTGA
- a CDS encoding DUF2849 domain-containing protein has product MTSVRPKLKPETPKAVTAWFTATGRSAWMCADGSWTDDAATLGVFTGDEAEVRLAAALKQEGLITDPYFMEVSETGAIAGRETLRESMRADPALAYGVKA; this is encoded by the coding sequence ATGACGTCGGTACGCCCGAAGCTGAAACCCGAGACACCGAAGGCGGTGACGGCCTGGTTCACGGCGACCGGCCGGTCGGCCTGGATGTGCGCCGATGGGTCGTGGACGGATGATGCCGCAACGCTCGGCGTGTTCACCGGCGATGAGGCGGAGGTGCGCCTTGCGGCAGCGCTGAAGCAGGAAGGCCTGATTACCGATCCTTATTTCATGGAAGTGAGCGAGACGGGCGCGATCGCGGGCCGCGAGACGCTGCGCGAATCGATGCGCGCCGATCCGGCGCTGGCCTACGGGGTGAAGGCATGA
- a CDS encoding glutathione S-transferase family protein — protein MIRIFGDSISGNCLKVKWVAERLGHAHAWIEVDILKGETRTDDFLALNPFGQVPVVQFEDGRTLSQSNAIILYLAEGSDLIPQDGFERAKMLEWMFWEQYSHEPTIAVRRFQKHYLKKSDDAIDADLMAKGRRALGRMEMALISSDFIAGGAALTLADIALLAYTRMAHEGGFDLGEFPAVHGWVARCELELGLPHLHEVTHV, from the coding sequence ATGATCCGGATCTTTGGTGACAGCATTTCGGGAAATTGCCTGAAAGTGAAATGGGTGGCCGAGCGGCTGGGCCATGCGCACGCGTGGATCGAGGTCGATATCCTGAAGGGTGAGACGCGTACGGATGACTTCCTGGCGCTGAATCCGTTCGGACAGGTGCCGGTCGTGCAGTTCGAGGACGGGCGCACGCTGTCGCAGTCGAATGCGATTATCCTGTATCTGGCAGAGGGGTCCGACCTGATTCCGCAGGACGGCTTCGAGCGGGCGAAGATGCTGGAATGGATGTTCTGGGAACAGTATTCGCATGAGCCGACGATTGCCGTGCGCCGCTTTCAGAAGCACTACCTGAAGAAATCCGACGACGCGATTGACGCCGACCTGATGGCCAAGGGGCGCCGGGCGCTGGGGCGGATGGAGATGGCGCTGATTTCGAGTGACTTCATTGCGGGCGGCGCGGCGCTGACGCTCGCGGATATCGCGCTGCTGGCCTATACGCGCATGGCGCATGAGGGCGGCTTTGATCTCGGTGAGTTTCCGGCCGTACACGGATGGGTGGCGCGCTGCGAGCTGGAATTGGGTCTGCCGCACCTGCATGAGGTGACACATGTATAG
- a CDS encoding nitrite/sulfite reductase has product MYRYDQFDAQIVRERVAQFRGQVARRLSGALLEDEFKPLRLQNGVYLQLHAYMLRIAIPYGQLSPVQLRRLAEIARDYDKGFGHFTTRQNIQFNWVALKDIPDVLEKLAEVEMHAIQTSGNCIRNTTTDHFAGAAQDELVDPRAWCEIIRQWSTFHPEFAFLPRKFKIAVTAAEHDRAAIRVHDVGLHIRQKDGVTGFEVWVGGGQGRTPVIATLVNPFVPETQILDYLEAIMRVYNRYGRRDNKYKARIKILVTELGEAEYIRQVEEEFAAQRADEKIDLPAEEVARIHAYFAPPPLVEKPGESPAFEAAKVSDAAFARWTRANLHPHKVTGYTSVTVSLKPLGVAPGDATDKQMEVVADLAEKYGYGDIRVSHAQNLILPHVALDDLPEVYKALDAAGLAAANESRITDMIVCPGLDFCNLANARSIPVALEVQKVFADPAYEEDIGKLHINVSGCINACGHHHVGHIGILGVDKKGEEFYQILLGGRADEKAALGEIVGPGLKAEEVPGAIHRVVEYYRAQRTSPAEKFIDTLERLGHAPFQEVLYAAG; this is encoded by the coding sequence ATGTATAGATACGACCAGTTCGATGCGCAGATCGTGCGCGAGCGTGTGGCGCAGTTCCGCGGGCAGGTGGCGCGGCGGCTGTCCGGCGCGTTGCTGGAGGATGAGTTCAAGCCGCTGCGCTTGCAGAACGGGGTGTACCTGCAGCTGCACGCCTACATGCTGCGCATCGCGATCCCGTATGGCCAGCTTTCGCCGGTGCAACTGCGCCGTCTGGCCGAAATTGCGCGCGACTATGACAAGGGCTTCGGACACTTCACCACGCGCCAGAACATCCAGTTCAACTGGGTGGCGCTGAAGGATATTCCGGATGTGCTGGAGAAGCTGGCAGAGGTCGAGATGCACGCCATCCAGACCTCCGGCAACTGTATCCGCAATACGACCACGGATCATTTTGCCGGGGCGGCGCAGGACGAATTGGTCGACCCGCGCGCCTGGTGCGAGATCATCCGGCAGTGGAGCACGTTCCATCCGGAATTCGCTTTCCTTCCGCGCAAGTTCAAGATTGCTGTGACGGCGGCCGAGCATGACCGCGCGGCGATCCGTGTGCATGATGTGGGCCTGCATATCCGCCAGAAGGACGGCGTGACGGGGTTTGAAGTCTGGGTGGGCGGCGGGCAGGGGCGCACGCCGGTGATCGCGACTCTGGTGAACCCGTTCGTGCCGGAGACGCAGATCCTCGATTACCTCGAGGCGATCATGCGCGTGTACAACCGCTATGGCCGGCGCGACAACAAGTACAAGGCGCGCATCAAGATCCTCGTGACGGAACTTGGCGAGGCGGAATATATCCGCCAGGTCGAGGAAGAATTTGCGGCGCAGCGCGCAGATGAGAAGATTGATCTTCCGGCGGAGGAGGTGGCGCGCATCCATGCCTATTTTGCGCCGCCGCCGCTTGTGGAGAAGCCGGGAGAGTCGCCGGCCTTTGAAGCTGCGAAAGTGTCGGATGCAGCCTTTGCGCGTTGGACGCGGGCGAACCTGCACCCGCATAAGGTGACCGGCTATACGTCTGTCACGGTCAGCCTGAAGCCGCTAGGCGTGGCGCCGGGCGATGCGACGGACAAGCAGATGGAAGTTGTGGCGGACCTCGCTGAAAAGTACGGGTACGGAGATATCCGCGTCAGCCATGCGCAGAACCTGATCCTCCCGCATGTCGCGCTGGATGATCTGCCTGAAGTTTACAAAGCGCTGGATGCTGCAGGGCTCGCCGCCGCAAACGAAAGCCGGATCACCGACATGATCGTGTGCCCCGGTCTCGACTTCTGCAACCTCGCGAATGCGCGCTCCATCCCGGTGGCGCTGGAAGTGCAGAAGGTGTTCGCGGACCCGGCCTATGAGGAAGACATCGGCAAGCTGCACATCAATGTGTCCGGCTGCATCAATGCCTGCGGGCACCACCATGTCGGCCATATCGGCATCCTCGGCGTCGACAAGAAGGGCGAGGAATTCTACCAGATCCTGCTCGGCGGGCGGGCCGACGAGAAGGCGGCGCTGGGCGAGATCGTCGGCCCCGGCCTGAAGGCGGAAGAGGTGCCCGGCGCCATTCACCGCGTCGTGGAATACTACCGGGCGCAGCGCACCTCGCCGGCGGAGAAATTCATCGACACGCTCGAGCGTCTTGGCCATGCGCCGTTCCAGGAGGTGCTGTATGCCGCTGGTTAA
- a CDS encoding DUF934 domain-containing protein: MPLVKKGDEIANEWMHVADGAALPDHSKVTVSLTRFLALKQEQANEPGPEGVRLGPEDDPARLAPYLEELGLIEVTFPKYTDGRGFSQAQLLRRRFGYAGELRAVGHVLRDQIFYMHRSGFDAYETTRATVSEVQEALAEYSEVYQPSAKGPAAVFRKRTGA, from the coding sequence ATGCCGCTGGTTAAGAAGGGCGACGAGATCGCCAACGAGTGGATGCACGTCGCGGACGGGGCGGCGCTGCCGGACCACAGCAAGGTGACGGTGTCGCTGACGCGCTTCCTCGCGCTGAAGCAGGAGCAGGCGAACGAGCCCGGCCCCGAGGGTGTGCGCCTCGGCCCTGAGGATGATCCGGCCCGCCTGGCGCCTTACCTTGAGGAACTCGGTCTGATCGAAGTCACGTTCCCGAAATACACGGATGGCCGCGGCTTCAGCCAGGCCCAGCTGCTGCGCCGGCGTTTTGGCTATGCCGGCGAGCTGCGGGCGGTGGGCCATGTCCTGCGCGATCAGATATTCTACATGCACCGTTCAGGGTTCGATGCTTACGAAACCACCCGCGCCACCGTATCTGAGGTGCAGGAAGCGTTAGCCGAGTATTCTGAAGTCTACCAACCTTCAGCAAAGGGCCCGGCGGCAGTCTTCCGCAAACGAACCGGAGCCTGA
- a CDS encoding phosphoadenylyl-sulfate reductase: protein MPFDTLIESPATDPSVRLARLNGELRQASAQTILRAAIVREWAGDLTYVSSFGAESAVMLALIADVDPSLPIQFIDTGMHFPQTLDYRDELIERLGLTGVRTLVPNEGERLLEDPKNKLWNSSPDACCDLRKVRPLEPALEGYSAWITGRKRFHGGARMSLPVFEFASGRYKVNPLAGWNQDDVDLFLEQRNLPRHPLVAQGYPSIGCWPCTQPADDPNNPRAGRWAGQDKTECGLHVERNERPRVF, encoded by the coding sequence ATGCCCTTCGATACCCTGATTGAAAGCCCGGCAACGGATCCGTCCGTCCGGCTCGCGCGCCTCAACGGCGAGCTGCGTCAGGCCTCGGCGCAGACCATCCTGCGCGCGGCGATCGTGCGCGAGTGGGCAGGCGACCTGACCTATGTGTCGAGCTTTGGCGCGGAGAGCGCCGTGATGCTGGCGCTGATCGCGGATGTCGATCCGTCGCTGCCGATCCAGTTTATCGATACCGGCATGCACTTTCCGCAGACGCTGGACTACCGCGACGAGTTGATCGAGCGCCTCGGCCTGACCGGTGTGCGCACGCTGGTGCCGAATGAGGGTGAGCGTCTGCTGGAAGACCCGAAGAACAAGCTCTGGAATTCAAGCCCGGATGCCTGCTGCGACCTGCGCAAGGTGCGCCCGCTGGAGCCGGCGCTGGAAGGCTACTCGGCCTGGATCACGGGGCGCAAACGCTTCCATGGCGGCGCCCGGATGAGCCTGCCGGTGTTCGAATTTGCGTCCGGCCGTTACAAGGTGAACCCGCTGGCCGGCTGGAACCAGGACGATGTGGACCTGTTCCTGGAACAGCGTAACCTACCGCGTCACCCGCTGGTCGCGCAGGGTTATCCGTCCATCGGCTGCTGGCCATGCACTCAGCCTGCGGACGATCCGAACAATCCGCGCGCCGGCCGCTGGGCCGGGCAGGACAAGACCGAGTGCGGCCTGCATGTTGAGCGCAACGAACGGCCGCGGGTTTTTTGA
- a CDS encoding RNA methyltransferase yields MNLIRITESRDPRVAAFASIRERDLADGHGGRFIVEGKVTLDTLLTRGRFEVESLFLCETRLAPLADILAKVPDGVPVYVAPQGVMDEVAGFPMHRGVLACGLKGAPLRPADVLPADGRSTALLLAGLSNHDNVGACFRNAAAFGASAVLLDDTSCDPLYRKAIRVSSGTALWMPFSHAGTGASLIETAEATGHEVWALTPDPRAAPLPSMKVPPRVALLMGAEGPGLPSNLIARARPVRIPMTDGFDSVNVATAAAIALSHAWNARHGLLPPPP; encoded by the coding sequence CTGAACCTGATCCGCATCACCGAAAGCCGCGACCCCCGGGTCGCGGCTTTTGCGTCCATCCGCGAGCGCGACCTGGCGGACGGCCATGGCGGCCGTTTCATCGTCGAAGGCAAGGTGACGCTGGACACCCTGCTGACGCGCGGGCGGTTCGAGGTCGAAAGCCTGTTCCTCTGCGAGACGCGGCTTGCGCCGCTCGCCGACATCCTGGCGAAAGTACCGGACGGCGTACCGGTCTATGTGGCGCCGCAGGGTGTGATGGACGAGGTGGCCGGCTTCCCCATGCACCGGGGCGTGCTCGCCTGCGGCCTAAAGGGCGCGCCGCTTCGCCCGGCAGATGTTCTGCCTGCGGACGGTCGCTCCACCGCGCTTCTGCTCGCGGGCCTTTCCAACCATGACAATGTCGGCGCCTGTTTCCGCAACGCCGCCGCCTTCGGCGCCTCCGCCGTGCTGCTGGACGACACAAGCTGCGACCCGCTCTACCGCAAGGCCATCCGCGTCTCCTCCGGCACGGCGCTCTGGATGCCCTTCAGCCATGCCGGCACCGGCGCCTCCCTGATCGAAACCGCTGAAGCCACCGGCCACGAAGTCTGGGCGCTGACACCGGACCCGCGCGCCGCGCCGCTGCCCTCAATGAAAGTTCCGCCTCGCGTGGCCTTGCTGATGGGTGCCGAAGGCCCCGGCCTGCCATCCAACCTGATCGCCCGCGCCCGCCCCGTGCGTATTCCGATGACGGACGGTTTCGACAGCGTGAACGTGGCCACGGCCGCGGCGATTGCACTGAGCCATGCGTGGAATGCGCGGCATGGTCTCCTGCCTCCCCCACCCTAG